ACCGTACCATCAAAGCCTATGCCGATGAAATCTGGGGAATTCGGGGCCAGATCCGGGAAAAAGATCTCTGGTGATAAAAAAAGGGCGGGGGTCAGAGCATCTGTTTGAGCACCAAGGCCGTGCGGGAGGGCAGGTACAGGGATAATCGGCCCTGCCCGGAAGACGTGAAAGGCTCTGAAACACTAAAAAAAATCTGGTTCGGTACCACCCGGTCATGGCCCCCGAACCGGGCCGGGTCCGTGTCCAGAATCAACCGGTATCTGCCCGGCGGTGCATCCACCTGATAGTCGGAAAAAGAATGGGACGGATGGAAGTTGAAAACAAAAAACAGGTCTTTTCTGGCAAAGGCGATGATCTTGTGATTTTCATGAATATAATAAAGATTCGGATGCCCGGATTCAAACAACCCGGTTTCCCGGGCCAGGCAGATCATCTGCCGGTCGAACTGATATAAATGATTGTAAAAAAGTTCCGGGTCATATTTCAATGACCACTGGCGCCGGGCGTATTTGAATGAAAAATGGTTCTGCTGAGACGGAAAATCCACCCATTCGGGATGGCCGAACTCATTGCCCATGAAATTGAGATATCCCGCATTGGCCGTGGCTAAAGTGACAAGGCGGATCATCTTGTGCAGGGCCACAGCCCGGAAGGTCTCAATGCCGGCATGGTCTTTATGCATATCCGTGTAGATCCGGGGACCCATCAGGCGCATCATCAGCGTCTGATCTCCCACCAGGGCCTGATCATGGCATTCAGCATAGGAGATGGTGGCTTCCTCGGGCCGGTGGTTGGTGAGTTCATGCCACAAAAATCCCAGAGGCCACTCCTCGTCCCGGGTTTCCTTGACCATCTTAATCCAGAAATCAGCGATTCCCATGGCAAACCGGAAGTCAAACCCGTATCCGCCGGCATCGATTCCGGCCGCCAGCCCGGGATAGCCGCTCACATCCTCGGCGATGGTCACCGCATCAGACCGGCACTCATGCACCAGCCGGTTGGCAGTGTACAGATAATTCAAGGCATCCAAATCCACATCCGGGCCGAAATAATCGTCATAACTGACAAACGCCCGGTCCAGGCCGTGGTCGGTAAATACCATGGAAGTCACCCCGTCAAACCGGAACCCGTCCACATGAAATTCTTCAATCCAGTACCGCAGGTTGGACAGCAAAAATTTTCTCACCATGGGTTTTCCATAGTCAAAGCACCGGGAATCCCATAACCGGTGCATGCCTTTGGGACCGTCATGGAAAAACTGGTACAAGGTCCCGTCAAACCGGGACAGTCCTTCCACCTCATTTTTCACGCAGTGGGAATGGATGATATCCATGAGCACCCGGATCCCGTTTGTGTGGGCCGCATCAATGAGCGCTTTAAGATCTTCGGGTGTGCCGAACCGGGAGGACGGGGCAAAAAACGAAGACACATGATATCCGAAAGATCCGTAATAAGGATGCTCCTGCACGGCCATCAACTGGATGGTGTTGTAT
Above is a window of Desulfotignum balticum DSM 7044 DNA encoding:
- a CDS encoding alpha amylase C-terminal domain-containing protein, which codes for MSDPGIFNDPGLSAYADTIRFRYGAAQDLEKTIRAEHDGSLTGFADYHLQFGLHFDSSRQQWVFTEWAPYATDMFILCDRNHWQCVPEFQVSKINDVVFEARFDADQFSHQDLFRLKVIWPGGQGDRIPTAARRVVQDPCTLIFNAQVWDPPDPYVWQAPTPGIPSGPALIYEAHPGMALEAERVGTWTEFQHYILPKIIDAGYNTIQLMAVQEHPYYGSFGYHVSSFFAPSSRFGTPEDLKALIDAAHTNGIRVLMDIIHSHCVKNEVEGLSRFDGTLYQFFHDGPKGMHRLWDSRCFDYGKPMVRKFLLSNLRYWIEEFHVDGFRFDGVTSMVFTDHGLDRAFVSYDDYFGPDVDLDALNYLYTANRLVHECRSDAVTIAEDVSGYPGLAAGIDAGGYGFDFRFAMGIADFWIKMVKETRDEEWPLGFLWHELTNHRPEEATISYAECHDQALVGDQTLMMRLMGPRIYTDMHKDHAGIETFRAVALHKMIRLVTLATANAGYLNFMGNEFGHPEWVDFPSQQNHFSFKYARRQWSLKYDPELFYNHLYQFDRQMICLARETGLFESGHPNLYYIHENHKIIAFARKDLFFVFNFHPSHSFSDYQVDAPPGRYRLILDTDPARFGGHDRVVPNQIFFSVSEPFTSSGQGRLSLYLPSRTALVLKQML